The following are encoded together in the Bicyclus anynana chromosome 2, ilBicAnyn1.1, whole genome shotgun sequence genome:
- the LOC112054077 gene encoding RNA-binding protein 33 isoform X4 — MSDNEDLLGEDLGDHSLADYNLGNEEEDQLLADDYDCGPSHNVPSSLGRGPGGYSEPGDIVPNEYGRQNLDYGQPVNYMPPEAECVVPNITVEVPIIPQHPERSTYAPYNEHVYEQDHAVVPPPIPAAPVESPQIVPSELSVGGNPKLMRERLPQRVYTHRAPLPRNIPDSLDKVFVPRNAYGGGRGRNSWRNPQYRQNHPYRRNNVFRANFTQRPSFPPPQIRPQIPNPPQILEAPPEIRPEITPQIPRELSPERPPILPPERPVIHIEQPLQPERMLQPDRQMIPPERQMMPSERQMMPPDRQIMPPERHMMPPERQILPPNRSPDRRMMSPDRPGIPGISPERPVLNPERLPFYMDQPVSHSERPNMHPERHPDRPDLNLERPVLHPDRPDIHLDRPIVHPDRPISHPDRPVLHPDRPMLQHEMPMENQNFPRFPFRNEERFGPNVRPNFGQNVRPHFERPMYYRPYNPRPFGPPIREINPNNNIPQVTIRQPLPMLPPMKGREREPEVRMLPVMPPNLPNLPPGGLAGKKVLINPHFKGNFQPPVDGLPAYIPTRIQKSPPLSPTLESKFGPIKDIDDAAERFIAEQRNALARAAVRKFARRSPQRYIENTTIEIENDLARGPPPPRRRSEDEDLLRRQEEFISANRAGLRRRMRSPSPPPRRSPERRPRPPSDEDSEYRRKLREQEALREHVLRAKEVRRRKNAVALQKHLQEREKDKEGLPKPEEFQPIVKENRPTVTVTNEMQQEKPDTTRKTPEREKLEPKRDRSPIKVESAEANSTCGENLTPPHESVPQKSPERALTPPLPKRETKNTISDDELDLILDDIDDILSDEDDSGRFKEKPKKVEPAPKVQVDLRSKLPPKHAETKRPRQKIVFNETIEEKKKKEAGKR; from the exons ATGTCGGACAA CGAGGATTTACTCGGCGAAGATTTAGGTGATCACAGTCTAGCGGACTACAATCTTGGTAATGAGGAAGAGGATCAGCTGTTGGCTGATGACTACGATTGCGGCCCATCTCACAATGTGCCGTCCTCACTTGGACGCGGTCCCGGGGGGTACAGTGAACCAGGGGACATTGTCCCTAATGAATACGGTCGACAGAACTTGGATTACGGACAG CCAGTGAATTACATGCCGCCAGAAGCAGAATGTGTGGTTCCGAACATCACAGTGGAAGTTCCCATCATACCACAACATCCAGAGCGATCTACGTATGCACCATACAATGAGCATGTATATGAACAAGATCATGCCGTCGTACCACCACCTATA CCAGCAGCTCCAGTGGAGTCACCACAAATTGTACCATCGGAGCTTTCTGTTGGAGGCA ATCCGAAGCTAATGCGTGAGAGGTTACCACAACGCGTCTACACGCACCGCGCACCGTTACCACGCAACATACCCGACTCACTAG ATAAAGTGTTTGTTCCACGGAACGCTTATGGCGGCGGTCGAGGACGCAACTCGTGGAGGAACCCACAATATAGACAGAACCATCCCTATCGACGGAACAATGTTTTTAGG gcAAACTTTACTCAACGCCCGTCGTTTCCGCCGCCGCAAATACGACCACAAATCCCAAATCCACCACAAATACTAGAGGCACCCCCAGAAATCCGACCTGAAATAACCCCACAAATCCCCCGAGAATTATCCCCTGAAAGACCTCCAATTTTACCCCCAGAACGTCCAGTAATACACATTGAGCAACCCTTACAACCAGAGCGAATGTTACAGCCTGACCGGCAAATGATACCGCCGGAAAGGCAAATGATGCCATCTGAAAGGCAAATGATGCCACCAGACAGGCAAATTATGCCACCAGAAAGGCATATGATGCCACCGGAAAGGCAAATTTTACCTCCAAATCGATCTCCTGATAGAAGAATGATGTCACCTGACAGACCTGGTATTCCTGGTATTTCTCCTGAGAGACCAGTTTTAAATCCAGAGAGACTACCTTTTTACATGGATCAACCAGTTTCACACTCAGAAAGACCAAATATGCATCCAGAAAGACATCCAGATAGGCCTGATTTAAATCTGGAGAGACCTGTTTTACATCCAGATAGACCTGACATACATTTGGACAGACCTATTGTACATCCAGATAGGCCGATTTCACACCCAGATAGACCAGTTTTACATCCAGATAGGCCAATGTTACAACATGAAATGCCAATGGAGAATCAAAATTTTCCAAGATTCCCATTCCGGAATGAAGAGAGATTTGGGCCTAATGTTCGCCCTAACTTTGGTCAAAATGTTCGTCCACATTTCGAAAGGCCTATGTACTATCGTCCATATAATCCGAGACCATTTGGACCTCCAATCAGAGAGATAAATCCTAATAATAACATTCCCCAAGTGACGATCCGACAGCCATTGCCGATGTTACCCCCAATGaagggtagggaaagggaaccaGAAGTGCGAATGTTGCCAGTGATGCCTCCAAATCTACCAAATCTCCCACCTGGTGGACTTGCCGGGAAAAAGGTTTTGATCAATCCACATTTCAAAGGGAACTTTCAACCTCCTGTTGATG GACTTCCTGCGTACATTCCGACAAGAATACAAAAGTCTCCGCCTCTCAGTCCTACGCTGGAGAGCAAATTCG GTCCTATAAAAGACATAGATGACGCCGCCGAGAGATTTATAGCAGAGCAAAGAAACGCCTTAGCTAGAGCTGCAGTAAGGAAATTTGCGAGGCGATCACCACAGAG GTACATAGAAAACACAacaattgaaattgaaaacgaTCTCGCACGCGGCCCCCCGCCGCCCCGCCGTCGCAGTGAAGACGAAGACTTGCTCCGAAGACAGGAGGAGTTCATCAGCGCCAATAGAGCTGGTCTGAGGAGACG GATGCGATCTCCTTCACCACCACCGCGTCGCAGCCCTGAACGACGCCCACGCCCTCCCAGTGACGAG GACAGTGAATACAGACGCAAACTGCGTGAACAAGAGGCTCTACGCGAACACGTGTTACGCGCTAAAGAAGTGCGCAGAAGAAAGAACGCAGTCGCTCTTCAGAAACACTTGCAAGAGAG AGAAAAGGACAAGGAAGGCCTACCTAAACCAGAGGAGTTCCAACCGATAGTTAAAGAAAATAGACCTACAGTCACAGTAACAAATGAGATGCAGCAAGAGAAACCAGACACAACTAGAAAAACGCCAGAGAGAGAGAAATTAGAGCCAAAAAGAGATCGTTCACCAATCAAGGTTGAGAGTGCTGAAGCTAATTCTACTTGTGGTG AAAATCTAACCCCACCACATGAAAGTGTCCCTCAAAAGTCACCAGAGCGGGCCCTCACACCACCATTACCCAAACGAGAAACCAAGAACACTATCAGTGATGATGAACTGGATCTGATACTGGACGACATCGATGATATACTGTCTGATGAGGATGACAGTGGGAGGTTCAAGGAAAAACCTAAAAA GGTAGAACCTGCTCCCAAAGTCCAAGTGGACTTGCGTTCAAAACTACCGCCAAAACACGCTGAAACTAAGAGGCCGAGACAGAAGATTGTCTTCAATGAAACTATAgaggaaaagaaaaagaaag AAGCCGGAAAAAGATGA